The Notolabrus celidotus isolate fNotCel1 chromosome 6, fNotCel1.pri, whole genome shotgun sequence nucleotide sequence CTGCTAACTTCGGCTAAAGtggcattcttcttcttctgtttttgttttatgcagTTAGCTAATAGCTTTCAGACTCATGCAGTCACCTGCTGGTGGGAGTACAGCATTACAACCAGGTATAAGGTATACCAGATATGATGTTGAATCCTTACTAAtcattttaaacataaaaaacaaagaaaaataaaaacaaatttaccAATCAAGACTGGGGAAAGCAAGAAACTCTAACGTGCAACTCCGTAGATTGATGTAACTgatgtttttaatcatttatttatttcatgtacTTCTATGCCTAAAAAGTCTCTACAACGTGATCAGACTCCACAGACAAGAAGACTTATTTTGTGTTGTAGGACATGAGCtgctggtttgtttgtgtgttgaatcTTAACTAACCTCTGGAGACACAAACGTCTCACTGCTCCTTAAAGGCTGCAGCTTATTAACCCCCCTTTAAGAGCGTCTTACTGTTGGCACATGGTCCTCTTGACTTTAAGATgcagatattaaaataaacttttttaaCCCGCTCTGTCATCATGTGCTAAACTATAACTTTGTCATCACTTGTGGAGATAAACAGGCTGTATGAATGTCAGAATGAGTGGAAGTCCCCTTTAAAACCACTTTTCAGCTTTTTTATTTTCGGCACATAGGACACTAGTCTTCCTGTGGACATCCCCATTTTCTCCCTCTGGGTGTCATTGGTCAATCTCTCCCTTCATCCTGTTTCCttcagctcctctcctcccttcctgcccTTTTTACCCCAAGCATCTGTGTCAAATGTGACCCCCTccctgaggtcaaaggtcagggcaGCAGCAGAATAGCAACTACTGAGCTGGTGGAAGCTCAAGGACTTTTCAGTGAAGCTGTCACCACATGTTTTGGACAAAAGAGTAcgtttttttcagtttgaaagTACATCTCTGAGGTTTTAAATGTCGTCatagtttgaaaataaaaaacacagaggaaggaCGAAGAGTTTTTAATGTGCACTAAGCTCTAAAGTCTTCCTGTCTTCTCTCTTGCTCAGGTGATAAACGTGGACGGCAGTAACAGACAGACTCTGCTGCAGGACAAACTGCCTCACATCTTCGGTTTCACTCTGCTTGGCGATTTCATCTACTGGACCGACTGGCAGCGCCGCAGCATCGAGAGGGTCCACAAAGCCACAGCAGTACGAGAGATCATCATAGATCAGCTGCCGGATCTGATGGGACTGAAAGCAACTAAAGTGACGGAGACTCACGGTGAGGAGAGAAACATGCGGAGTGGCATTTACATCAAGAGCAGGATGTGAAATAATGAATGATAAACCTCCCCTCCTCGCTCCAGGTACAAACGGCTGTGCGGTGGAGAACGGCGGGTGCAGCCATCTTTGTTTCTGGTGTAAGCAGACGGTCAGGTGTGCGTGTCCCATGGGGATGGAGCTGCTCTCAGACCTGCAGACCTGTGTGGTGCCTGAGGCTTTTCTGCTCTTTACTAACAGGTAAGTTATACCTACCTGGTGCAAACACAGCTTCATATTCCACTGTTCCTGAGAATTGAAGATGAAGTATGCAGGAGGTCCTCAGCAGCTGATGATGCTGTTTCTTCCTCAGGGACAACATCCGGAGCATCTCTCTGGGTACGAACAGTAACGACGTGGCCATCCCGCTGACCGGAGTGAAAGAGGCGTCCGCTCTCGACTTCGACGTGTCTGAAAGAAGAATTTACTGGACAGACATACAGGCCAAGGTGGGCTGGATCTGAGCACTTCTCTTGTGCTGCTTCATTTGAAGTTTCGATTTCGTCTCAaactgtgatttgttttttgcTCCTCtcactcctttcctctcctctctctcagaccATCAGCAGAGCGTACATGAATGGCAGCTCTGTGGAGCACGTCATAGAGTTTGGACTTGACTACCCAGAAGGCATGGCGGTGGATTGGATGGGAAGAAACATTTACTGGGCCGACACGGGTACGAACCGCATTGAGGTGGCCCGGCTGGACGGTCAGCACCGGCAGGTTCTGGTCTGTAAGGACCTGGATAATCCGAGATCGCTGGACAACCCTCGGTCCCTTGCTCTGGACCCCTCCAACGGGTAAGAACAGGAAGTACACTGTCCCAAGAGGTGGTTTGTCTTAAATATCTGTGCCCAGTGTTTTAAAAGAAATCCGATCAGAGGACAGACATTGTGTTGGATCAAGTCTTGAAAACAGGGTTAAGACCAGGTCCTGGTTACTATCAGAGTTATTCACAGAGCTTCTCAGCCATTAGGAGAGCAGCTCAGGTGAGGAACTGTCAGGAATAGGGAGAAGGACTGAGAGAGAGTCAGTGATCACAACATTTAGATGAGGGGGTGCAGAATGACACCATCAGCAACAAAACAGCATGAGAAGGTTCATCTTTAACAGGAGACATCACGCTGCAGTCAGTGGGTCATTCACCAACACCTCCACGAGATGTTTCTTTAAGTTGTTATTCAGACAGTCTCCAAGTGAATTCTATGATTCTTGAACCTGTTCTCAAACTGCACACCTGGGTTCTTAAATTAACAAGTGCCATGTCCTCATAAATTTGGAGCCTACGGCAGTGTATCCAGATTAGCTGATTAAAACACTCCTCCAACACCCATATAAGGGCGTGAGactgcagtgctgtgtgcacACATAGAAGTCTCACAGGAGGAGGGGCACATGCAGTCTCTGAATTATTCTTTGGAAAAACAGGTCAAAGTGGTTCTGGTCAGTGGATCCTGGATGGAAACAAAGTGTGTTTCAGATCCAGATCTTTCTGATCCAGATGAAACTTTCCACACAGCCAGGCCCTGGCTTACTCCAGAGGTCCCCGTGTCTCAGAGCTTCGAGTCTGTGCCAATGACTTCATGTAGCGTGTGTTTTCACTCAGGCTGAGGTAGTGAGAGTGTAGACATGTCATTGTGTTGGTATGCAGGTACAACAGCCAAAGCCACGCCCCCTTTTCCCCCATAACCCTCCAGCTGAGAGAGGCAGGATACTATTAAACCTGTTTGTTACAAACACCAACTGTATCCCTGTTCATCAAGGGCCAATTCCCCTGGACGCTCTCCTCTGCcccttgtgtgtatgtgtgtacgtgtgtgtaccTGTGCCAGCCTGTCAGACATCCTGGCTCCTGTCACTCACCTGCTGATGTCTTCATGATGTCATGGTTCAGACCTGTCAGCATGCTGCCTCAAGGCGTCTGATGTCATTTAATGATTCCACTCTCATGCTTGCACAGTTGAAGACAATAAAATCGAacgtgtgttttgttgttttggaggaaACAGCAGTTAAAGAGTGGAAACAGGTTCTCGCTGTGGGATGAATGATCTGATTAGAGAAATATTTTTATGAGAAAGAGATTTTACAGCCTCTTTGGTGACCCTGTACCGTGCTGAGATGCAGAGTTTATGTAACAGATTGTGTTTGTGGTGCAGCTTCATGTACTGGACAGAGTGGGGGGGTCGGCCACGTATTGCCCGGGCCTACATGGACGGCAGCACCACCAACACTCTGGTGGACAAAGTGGGCCGGGCCAACGGGCTCACCATCGACTACGTGGACCACAGACTGTACTGGACCGACCTGGACACATGCATGATCGAGAGCACCAACATGCAAGGTTTggagacacacactgacacgttAGGGGGaaaacattcattcattgatGCACTCTTCTCACAGAGCCATGAACATCCTGGAAAATGTATGTATGTGGATGAATCTGTTATCCAGGCATGGAAACAGTCTGCAGGTTAAAGGATGGGATGGAAAAGTTTTGAAAATTAATTGTTTTGGCTATTATTAGAAATATGTTCATGAAGCCCCCTGAACACGTCCAAAGCTCTACTCAGAAAACAACCGCGTTATCGAGCAGACCCCTAAGAGTTTAAAATAACTTCTCATTGGAACTTAAACCAGTGTGATGTACAGTGACCCTGATGGTCAACTGTACAAACATTTCATGATgcataaaaacatttcactgaatgtaaaaatatttcatgaaacagaaaaacctTTCACACTAATCTTCCATGTTTGTtggatgtaaaataaaaaatcacccTGTGATTAATGTACTACATTTCATGTGACCATATAAGTGCATTGTAAATCATCATTTGACTGATGCAGGGTGTTTAAGGAGACATTATGGAGGCTGTACTGATAATTATAAATCAATGTTTACATCACAGCAGCATCCTGAGTGCATGTTTTGGAcacctgtctctctgctgtctgtctaAGTCAGTCTTTACTCCTCGTGTTTATGAGGATGGATTATTTatttgctgtttgtttcattagaCTAAGTAAAACTTTCTCATGAAATGATCAGAGTTGTTTTTGGTCGGacactgaaatattttaaattttcaaaCTGAGCTATTGATATAACAGCTGGTCTATAGTCAATTCCAGACTGTTAACACCagttgtttctttaaatattaaaactgtaCAGTTCTACATCTACAGTTGTTTGAATATGTTGCAAATGAGGCCTGCAGTCAGACACTGTATTTGATGAAAGTAATCCCTTATTCTAATTTCTCCTCCAGGCCTGCAGAGGGAGATCATTGTGGATGACCTGCCTCACCCGTTCGGTCTGACTCAGTACCGGGACTTCATCTACTGGACCGACTTTAACCTGCGCAGCATCGAACGAGCGGACAAACGCAGCGGACTAAACCGCACCGTGGTGCTGAAGGTACAGAAGCCAGTTCATTCAGATGTCAAATGTTTTCATCAGGAGAATGTTCCACTCTTACTTTAAATGTGATCCTTGTATTGTTATAAACTATCAGTCTAATCTGGGATTGAGTTTTAATCATTGTGAAGAGGGAGGGTACTTTTGGTGCTTAATGATCACTGAAAATATCCTCAGTCTGAATAAATCAGAGTTAGAGATCTGAAGGTTCACTGCTGTCCCCTGACCGTGTCCTCAGGGCCAGCTGGAGCTGATGCTGGACATCCTCGTCTTCCACTCGTCACGTCAGGAAGGAACCAATGAATGTTCCCATAACAACGGAAACTGTGCTCACCTGTGCCTGGCCACGCCCGCTGGTGCTCAGTGCCGCTGCGCCTCCCACTACACCCTGAACCCTGATGGCCGAAACTGCAGCTGTGAGTACAGAGcggagagagaaacacacgttcaGTTTGAAAATAAGTTAATGTGAAGCACAGATAATCTACAGCACTGTCACTCTGCTCTTCATGTTACTTCAGCTTTGTCAAGTTACTCATCACAGTAGGCTTAAAGTTGCAACTCAGTTCACTGGTTTTGGAAGATAAGAAAGTCACAGATTATTTGATGCTGAGTAAGGAGCACTCGGTAAACTAAAACAAGTTTAAGGTTCTCTGGAGCAAACATTTGGtcacacaaagaaagagaacagagagagcaccctggagttttaatttgtactgATTTATGAAGCCTATCCTGATTAAAAGagactttaaataaattatttctttTATGATTAAAGTTTGATTATGagtttcaaaacaacaacagcggGAAAGTGAAAGTTTATATGATGGACGTCTGTCCTACGgcctgtctctgtgtctgcagctccctccagtttcctgctcttcAGTCAGAAGGCGAGTATCAGCCGGATGGTTCTTGGGGAGCAGAGTCCCGACATCATCCTGCCAATCCACGTGCTGAGGAACGTCCGCGCCGTCAGCTACGACCCCCTGGACCGGCTGGTGTACTGGCTGGACGGAAGGCAGAACATCCGCAGGGCGAGAGACGACGGAGCCATGGTAACACTCTGACAGACCGTCAGATGCATGCACATGTTTGATCTTCAGTTTGTTTAGTTTGAACTCTTTTAATAGATTCTGATGGggataaaaatttaaaaaagaaaagttattataattaaaaaacactttcagtAAAGTTGTTAAACCCTGCTGCTgggcaacaataaaaacagacaaacaaacaaagtccaACCCCCTTATGTAAATGTCAAACCTCATGAACTCCAGGGGGACACATTGCTGTGGTTACAGACCCTGAACCCTTTCAgatgctgacctttgacctctctgtgtttccctgCAGTCATCCATGATGAGCGGCAGCGCTCAGGACAACCAACTGCACGACCTGAGCCTGGACCCCTACAGCCGCCATCTTTACTGGACCTGTGAAACCACCAACACCATCAACGTGCAGCGGATGGACGGGCACACGGTGGGCGTGGTCCTGAAGGACGACACAGACAAACCGCGCGCCATCGTGGTCAATGCTGAGAAAGGGTAAGGAGCTGTTTTTAGATGGTGGCTGCAGTTTCATTCTGACAGGTTGAATTctacttttataaatatatataaacttgtattttataaatatgtatttatcttatATTTTCAGTCAGAATATCTCAGAACACTTCCTGTAAACCTCACtgacctgacaagtccagatatgACACCTCATGTCACCTTATTATAAGCCATCAATGAGGATTTAATTGCTTGTATTGAGTTAAAAAGGCTGTAATACTTACTTTGGGAGAACCCCAACAAAGAGGCGCTCAGCTGGGACTTGTGAGTATTCCAACCCCTGATCAGTGCCTCTCACTCTGGGTGACTCCAGACAGGAGATAGAACCAGATCCTCTCAAGGAGGTTAATTCAGGAGCTGTGCATTATATCTGCACCTCTCATCAGAGAGGTTAGGTTCCTGAAACCAATAGTCAGTCTTCACTGATGTAGATCAGCATGCCAAGGCCCCTGCCTGCTGCCTGGTGTGCAGTCACCTATGTACACCTATGAGTGCGTCCAAGACGGGCCCAAAGCTGGTAGCTCTATGTCATTTCCTTCTACTGGGCCTGACTGAGCCCCGTGGATATGAGCCTGGACAGCTCACCAGCGAGCATCCCCCCAAGGTCTTGCTCCAGGGGTTAGCCCTGGGCTTCCTATATCAGGTGAAGTAGCTCCAGTCCAAAAACTGATCCATACATGGTTTTATGAACTGCTCTTGGACTGGCCCCTTAGCTTTTGGATCATTCACCATGAGAGACCCTACCAGGGGCTAATGCTCTGAGAGCACAGCCCCTGAGGAAACCCCTCCACCACGGTGAGGTGGGGAGCTCTGAATCAACCTAACTTCAACACCAGACACCAAACACAGAGTATATAAGTTAAAATCATGTCCTCAGTCATCACTTTGTTTAATCAAATACAGTTTTCAGTCTGTGCATCTCAATTTGATCCTTTTTAAGCAGattgttgttctttttatgtctttattgagaggagaggatagagcaggaaactgggagagaaagGATCCTGCtccgaggactatagcctctgtacatggggcacgtGATTTAACCACCAAACCGGCGCCCTactttaatcatgtttattacatcaagacaggattgAGCTCATAAAAGACAAACTGTGTCATAAAAAACTGACATGCAAACCATGAAAGTCATAAAACAGTCAACAAAGCTCCTtaactttgactttttaaacaatgaaacttAAAGAGAAATGAAGCTCCTCCTGAACACGAGGGATTTAAGGATgatttatttcatctttttacAGGAGAAGTATGGAATAATCCATACAAAACATCTGTGTGAAAACAATATTACTGAACAAAATATAACAGTGCTATGCCATGTTGTGTATTCCCAAATCTAAcatattcatttatatatttttctattgATAACATAGCATTGGGATGACATGAAAATAGAacgtgtgtatatatataaataggTTATAGTATACACATCTTCACATGTATATGTATGCTTGCATTCTGCATGTATGACTCTATAACTAAAGCTGTATATCTGTGATCCTTATATGATTGGTGATTCTGAATGCGTCTGTGTCCCCCTCTCTGCAGGTACATGTACTTCACCACGGTTCAGGAGCGCTCAGCGAAGATCGAGGGAGCGAGTCTGGACGGGACGGAGAGAGAGTCTCTGTTCACCACTGGCCTCATCAGACCCGTCGCTCTTGCTCTGGACAACAAGCTGGGAAAACTGTTCTGGGTCGACGCCGACCTCAAACGCATCGAGAGCAGTGACCTCACAGGtcagttataaaaaatatatatataaatatattgttttataaaGTACTGAAAAACCTGAACAATGGTGAGCAGGTAAATGAGACGTAGGGAAAGCATCTTATTAATGATGTGAAACAAGTAACAAGGAATCAGTGTTCTGCATCCTCCCTTTGccagttttcattttcattttcctctATAAGAAAGTTTTATGAAccagctgttttctttttattaaagtGTGTTTATTCCATTGATATGTGTCCCTCAGGAGCCAATCGCATCGTCCTCCAGGACTCCAACATCCTGCAGCCAATGGGTCTGACCATACTGGGAGATCACCTGTACTGGATCGACCGGCAGCAGCAGATGATCGAGAGGGTGGACAAACATACCGGAGACGGACGCACACGCATACAGGGACGGATCTCATACCTGACCTCCATCCACGCCGTGGAGGAGATGGATCCTCAGGAGTTTGGTAAAGACCTTACAAATACTAAGAGTccgacaacattacagaaaggatccctacagagagagagctttatgtTCAAGTGGAAGATAATTtctaaacacaaacagctgtcacaccactctctacacacacaccgCACTACACTGATGATAACAGGATATttacacaataacacaaagGTCTATTTCTGCGGGGATCCTGTTATGTTGTCAGAGACAGTTATTCAGTGTGTCCCCGTTAAAAGAGACTTGAATCCTCCTGTAGTATCCTTTTGTTGAGGTTGTGTCTGTATCTTCTCTTCAGCATCACACCCTTGTTCCCGTGACAACGGAGGATGCTCTCACATCTGCATCGCCAAAGGAGACGGCACACCTCGATGCTCCTGTCCCATGCACCTGGTGTTACTGCAGGACCTGCTGCATTGTggaggtaaacacagacacaatcaCCTcccatgtaaacaaacacaaagttagACCAATAGTTTGAATGTCCAGATAGTTTGAGAGGGCGATGTGACATCGTCTGGTTCATAGTCTTGTTTGAGGAATGATTTAACAAAAGGAGAGGAAGTAGATCAGCAGAAGGTTCATTAACAAAAAGttcaaaaaaaacattgaattctGAAGCCGGTGCTTCATCATGCTGTCACATGtctcacttctcctcctcctcctcccctcagagccTCCCACCTGCTCCACTGAGCAGTTCACCTGCTCCACAGGTGAGATCGACTGCATCCCCATGGCATGGCGCTGTGACGGTTTTCCTGAATGTGACGACAGCAGCGACGAGGAGAACTGTCCCGTCTGCTCTGCATTCCAGTTTCAGTGTGATAAAGGCGGCTGCATAGATGCTCAGCGCCGCTGCAACGGAGAACCTGACTGTGCCGACCACTCGGACGAGCAGGACTGTGAGAGTACGTTCAACAAGCTCAATATCTAAACATCTGAACTCCAACAGCAGTGAGAATTAGTCCACTCACTTTAAAAGATTTATTGAGTCATGTTTTCCCCAGATACAGATGGATCATTTAAGAACAAAGCCAAAAACACGCACAGTATATTTTACAGTCTGATGAAGACATTGCACTTGTTAATTataatttaaatgtttgttttattttgttttctgtttcttgcAGCCATCTGTCCTCCAAACCAGTTCCGCTGTGGAGACAATCAGTGCATCACCAAGAAACAACAGTGTGACAACTACTCCGATTGCCCTGATGGATCCGATGAACTCGCCTGTGGtaaacactttaaaacactcctgCACACATCACTCTGATGTTTACTCCTCCCAGCTTCGCCTCTGACTCTGAGTCGTCTTTTTCTTGTCTGTGTGCAGAGTTTGTGTCTCCTCCGTCCAGCGGCATCCCGAACACCGGTCCAAACACCATCGGCCCGGTCATTGCCATCATCCTGCTCGTGTTTGTGATTGGTGGAGCTTATTTCGTCTGCCAGCGTGTGGTGTGTCGACGCTACAAAGGACCCAGCGGGACTTTCCCTCACGAGTACATCAGCGGCACGCCTCACGTGCCCCTCAACTTCATTGCCCCGAGCAGCTCACAGCACGGCACCTTCCAAGGTAACAACAGATCCACATCTGCAGAGTGCTGAAACAGGAGTCACATTTAGAGAGAGTGAATAAAGAAATGGACAAAGACTGAAATATTACACAAATAGAGACATCAGTTTATGATGTCAAGGTTTAAAACATTTCAGGTGCTGCTTCAGCATGTCATAAAGACACATCATTATTAAATTCAATACTTTCATAACCAcataaaatctcctcacagcagctttaagagaaattacatttataacaaaacataGAGACACACCAGTGTTTTTAAATATAGCTGCACACTGCTGAGTTTAAAGGGTTAAGACTTTTCCATGTAACATGTTGACTTTTCATTTCCTGTATTGGATTGAAAAGAAGTAAAGCctctgtcttcacctgtgctgaccctctctgttgttgttcctggatggtgtgttgtgtttttgttcataaaaacaataaaaagtagaGTGAAAAAAGAGCATAACTCATCAGTGACGTGTTCTGTGGCTGTGCGTGTGCAGGTATTTCCTGTGGTAAGTCCATGATGAGCTCGGTCAGCCTGATGGGGAGCAGTAGCAGCGGAGCTCCTCTCTACGACCGGAACCATGTGACCGGAGCCTCGTCCAGCAGCTCCTCGTCTACCAAAGGAGCCTTCTACCCTCAggtagaacacacacacacacacacacacacacacacacacacacacacacacacacacacacacacacacacacacacacacacacacacacacacactcatacacacacagctgtttccTCTCCACAGCTCAATAACACAtgcatattttcatattttgtctGCAGATCTTGAACCCTCCTCCGTCCCCGGCCACAGACCGCTCCCTCTACAACACTGAGATCTTCTACTCCTCCAACAGTCCCTCCACCACCAGATCTTACAggtaacagacacacacaaacacacacacacagacagagcatGTGCAACATGTGTTAAACATCAAAGGCAGGCTACAGGCAGGacacatcatattgtatcgtgtcgtgtCGTGCCGCGTTGTGTCctgtcatgttgtatcgtactgtattgtacagtgttgtgtcatatcatattgtaccgTGTCCTGTCgtgttgtgtcgtatcgtaCCTAACTTGTCATgtcgtgttgtgttgtgtcgtatcgtattgggtcatgttgtatcgtatcataccgtaACGTGTCCCGTTATGTCCTGTCATGTCgtgttgtatggtatggtatgtgtcatgtcatatcttattgtatcgtgtGGTATCCTGTAGTTTCAGACTGTATcctgttatattattatataatattgtTTCTTATTGTATCACATTGAATTGTAACTTGATGTCTTGTATCGTATTGTCTCGTTCGCTGAAAGGCTTACGTCAACCTTTATCTGTTCAGCAGAACTGAGTTCAGACAAGTATTTGACTCACCGTGATCTAACTCTGTCTCCTCCCCCAGACCGTACCATCCCGTCAGAGGTGCTGCCCCGCCCACAACGCCCTGCAGCACCGATGTCTGTGACAGCGACTACACCCCCCACCACCCGCCAGCCGGGCTGGCGTCATCAGCGGGTCGCTGGAAGGCCGTGGGCCATGGCAGCCACGGCAAGCATAACAAGTACTACATGGACCTGAACTCAGACTCAGACCCTTATCCTCCGCCCCCAACCCCCCGCTCACAGTACCTTTCAGCCGAGGAGAGttgccccccctccccctccactGAGCGCTCATACTTCCACCTGTGCCCACCTCCACCCTCACCCTGCACCGACTCCTCATGACCCCCCAACAGCCCCCGAGTCCTGTGAGGAGGACAGGG carries:
- the lrp5 gene encoding low-density lipoprotein receptor-related protein 5, whose product is MDLKRARAEMGAVLLIWSCLLSAAHGSPLLLFANRRDVRLVDAEGVRGESAIVVSDLEDAAAVDFLYSEGLIFWTDVSEEAIKQTYWNQSSNSLKEALGTGQSVVVAGLDSPDGLACDWLGRKLYWTDSETNRIEVANLDGSSRKVLFWMDLDQPRAIALHPAQRYMYWTDWGEEPRIERAGMDGSNRKVIVDRDIFWPNGLTIDLLEQKLYWADAKLSFIHRANLDGSARETVVEGTLTHPFALTLSEETLYWTDWQTRSIHACNKHSGDKTREILSGIYSPMDIQVLESHRQPNILTPCSDNNAGCSHLCLLSPVEPFYSCACPTGVQLKPDSKTCKPGAEQVLLLARRTDLRRISLDLPDFTDIVLQVDDIRHAIAIDYDPVEGYVYWTDDEVRAIRRSHIDGSNAMVLITTEVNHPDGIAVDWVARNLYWTDTGTDRIEVTRLNGTSRKILISENLEEPRAIVLDPVNGFMYWTDWGENPKIERANLDGTDRLVLLNSSLGWPNGLAIDHSAGKLYWGDAKTDKIEVINVDGSNRQTLLQDKLPHIFGFTLLGDFIYWTDWQRRSIERVHKATAVREIIIDQLPDLMGLKATKVTETHGTNGCAVENGGCSHLCFWCKQTVRCACPMGMELLSDLQTCVVPEAFLLFTNRDNIRSISLGTNSNDVAIPLTGVKEASALDFDVSERRIYWTDIQAKTISRAYMNGSSVEHVIEFGLDYPEGMAVDWMGRNIYWADTGTNRIEVARLDGQHRQVLVCKDLDNPRSLDNPRSLALDPSNGFMYWTEWGGRPRIARAYMDGSTTNTLVDKVGRANGLTIDYVDHRLYWTDLDTCMIESTNMQGLQREIIVDDLPHPFGLTQYRDFIYWTDFNLRSIERADKRSGLNRTVVLKGQLELMLDILVFHSSRQEGTNECSHNNGNCAHLCLATPAGAQCRCASHYTLNPDGRNCSSPSSFLLFSQKASISRMVLGEQSPDIILPIHVLRNVRAVSYDPLDRLVYWLDGRQNIRRARDDGAMSSMMSGSAQDNQLHDLSLDPYSRHLYWTCETTNTINVQRMDGHTVGVVLKDDTDKPRAIVVNAEKGYMYFTTVQERSAKIEGASLDGTERESLFTTGLIRPVALALDNKLGKLFWVDADLKRIESSDLTGANRIVLQDSNILQPMGLTILGDHLYWIDRQQQMIERVDKHTGDGRTRIQGRISYLTSIHAVEEMDPQEFASHPCSRDNGGCSHICIAKGDGTPRCSCPMHLVLLQDLLHCGEPPTCSTEQFTCSTGEIDCIPMAWRCDGFPECDDSSDEENCPVCSAFQFQCDKGGCIDAQRRCNGEPDCADHSDEQDCETICPPNQFRCGDNQCITKKQQCDNYSDCPDGSDELACEFVSPPSSGIPNTGPNTIGPVIAIILLVFVIGGAYFVCQRVVCRRYKGPSGTFPHEYISGTPHVPLNFIAPSSSQHGTFQGISCGKSMMSSVSLMGSSSSGAPLYDRNHVTGASSSSSSSTKGAFYPQILNPPPSPATDRSLYNTEIFYSSNSPSTTRSYRPYHPVRGAAPPTTPCSTDVCDSDYTPHHPPAGLASSAGRWKAVGHGSHGKHNKYYMDLNSDSDPYPPPPTPRSQYLSAEESCPPSPSTERSYFHLCPPPPSPCTDSS